The proteins below come from a single Gordonia pseudamarae genomic window:
- the dnaA gene encoding chromosomal replication initiator protein DnaA encodes MTSDRDSFSEVWQQVVAELNSDSAIGHDPLTRQQKAWLSLVQPLTLVEGFALLAVPTPLVQEQIERNLRETITTVLSRHLGHPVDLGVRIATPSKPTPAGGVAQPKTETVVTDSSTGRSARDLSGDPDTYGADPHGGNGYRAEPPGYSADDRRPIPRPPGTDSDSDWSSYFTGRNAPAPQPTSANLNPKYTFDTFVIGASNRFAHASAVAVAEAPARAYNPLFIWGESGLGKTHLLHAAGHYAQRLFPGMRVKYVSTEEFTNDFINSLRDDRRVQFKDRYRAIDVLLVDDIQFLVGREGIQEEFFHTFNTLHNNSKQIVISSDRPPKQLATLEDRLRTRFEWGLITDVQPPDLETRIAILRKKAQMDTIAVPDDVLELIASKIERNIRELEGALIRVTAFASLNNTELDKSLAEVVLEALLPNSESLEISAASILAITAEYFDISVDELRGPQKTRSIANARQISMYLCRELTDLSLPKIGETFDRDHTTVMYAEKKIRKQMNENRKVYDHVQELTARIKQRAV; translated from the coding sequence GTGACGTCGGACCGGGATTCGTTCAGCGAGGTTTGGCAGCAGGTCGTAGCCGAACTGAACAGCGATTCAGCCATCGGTCACGACCCGCTCACAAGGCAACAAAAGGCCTGGTTATCGCTAGTGCAGCCGCTGACCCTCGTCGAGGGCTTCGCCTTGCTGGCAGTGCCGACGCCACTCGTGCAGGAGCAGATCGAACGCAACCTCCGCGAGACCATCACCACGGTGCTCAGCCGCCATCTCGGCCATCCTGTCGACCTCGGCGTGCGCATCGCGACGCCCTCGAAACCAACGCCCGCGGGCGGGGTCGCACAGCCCAAAACTGAGACAGTTGTCACCGATTCATCCACAGGCAGGTCCGCACGGGACCTCTCGGGAGATCCCGACACCTACGGCGCCGATCCGCACGGCGGGAACGGCTACCGCGCCGAGCCGCCAGGCTACTCCGCGGACGACCGCCGGCCCATCCCGCGACCGCCGGGCACCGATTCGGATTCGGACTGGTCGAGTTACTTCACCGGACGCAATGCGCCCGCACCGCAGCCGACCAGCGCCAACCTCAATCCGAAGTACACATTCGACACCTTCGTCATCGGCGCGTCCAACCGATTCGCGCACGCCTCTGCGGTGGCGGTCGCCGAAGCACCGGCCCGCGCGTACAACCCGCTGTTCATCTGGGGCGAGTCCGGTCTGGGCAAGACGCATCTGCTGCACGCGGCCGGTCACTACGCGCAGCGGCTGTTCCCCGGGATGCGGGTGAAGTACGTGTCGACCGAAGAGTTCACCAACGACTTCATCAACTCGTTGCGTGACGATCGCCGCGTCCAGTTCAAGGATCGTTACCGAGCGATCGACGTTCTGCTCGTCGACGACATCCAGTTCCTGGTCGGCCGCGAAGGTATTCAGGAGGAGTTCTTCCATACCTTCAACACCCTGCACAACAACAGCAAGCAGATCGTCATCTCCTCCGATCGTCCGCCCAAGCAGTTGGCCACCCTCGAGGACCGGCTGCGGACCCGGTTCGAGTGGGGTCTGATCACCGACGTCCAGCCGCCCGACCTCGAGACCCGTATCGCCATCCTGCGCAAGAAAGCGCAGATGGACACCATCGCGGTGCCCGACGACGTTCTCGAGCTGATCGCCTCGAAGATCGAACGCAACATCCGCGAGCTCGAGGGAGCACTCATCCGGGTGACGGCGTTCGCCTCACTGAACAACACCGAACTCGACAAGTCGCTGGCCGAGGTGGTCCTCGAGGCACTGCTGCCCAACTCGGAGTCGCTGGAGATCAGCGCCGCGAGCATCCTGGCGATCACCGCCGAGTACTTCGACATCTCGGTCGACGAGCTGCGCGGACCGCAGAAAACACGCTCGATCGCCAACGCCCGGCAGATCTCGATGTATCTGTGCCGCGAGCTGACGGATCTGTCGCTGCCGAAGATCGGTGAGACCTTCGATCGGGACCACACCACCGTCATGTACGCGGAAAAGAAGATCCGCAAGCAGATGAACGAGAACCGCAAGGTCTACGACCACGTGCAGGAACTCACCGCGCGGATCAAGCAGCGCGCCGTCTGA
- the dnaN gene encoding DNA polymerase III subunit beta, producing MKFRVARDEFAESVTWVARSLPSRPPVPVLGCVVLTAGDIEPGRDGLTVSGFDYEVSAEEVISAEVTEPGRVLVSGRLLADITKALPHKPVDVSLDGSRVAISCGSAKFSLPTMPVEDYPEMPKVPEVTGSLPAATFTEAITQVAVAAGRDDTLPMLTGVRLEIENNTVVLAATDRFRLAVRELEWEPSTANVSGAVLVPAKTLSDSAKTAGAEGNVELAFGSGGNVGSEGILGILGQNKRTTTRLLDAEFPKFRQLLPASHTAIATIEAAPLIEAIKRVALVAERGAQVRLEFGIGSVLLTAGGDEAGKAEESLEVNFHGEPLTIAFNPGYLLDGLSAIGATGASGATGNVSTVDFGFTTPSRPAVLRPSSGEEPVADESGAFVAPDSVFTYLLMPVRLPG from the coding sequence ATGAAGTTCCGTGTCGCACGTGACGAGTTCGCAGAGTCGGTGACCTGGGTCGCGCGCAGCCTGCCGAGCAGGCCGCCCGTACCGGTCCTCGGCTGTGTCGTGCTCACCGCAGGCGATATCGAACCCGGGCGTGATGGACTGACCGTCTCCGGTTTCGACTACGAGGTGTCCGCCGAGGAAGTCATCTCCGCCGAGGTCACCGAGCCGGGCCGCGTCCTGGTGTCCGGCCGGCTGCTCGCCGATATCACCAAGGCACTGCCGCACAAACCGGTCGACGTCAGCCTGGACGGTTCGCGGGTGGCCATCTCGTGCGGCAGCGCCAAGTTCTCCCTGCCCACGATGCCGGTCGAGGACTATCCGGAGATGCCGAAGGTCCCCGAGGTCACCGGTTCCCTGCCGGCGGCCACCTTCACCGAGGCCATCACGCAGGTCGCCGTCGCCGCCGGCCGCGACGACACCCTGCCGATGCTGACCGGCGTGCGTCTGGAGATCGAGAACAACACCGTCGTCTTGGCCGCCACCGACCGTTTCCGCCTCGCGGTGCGCGAACTCGAGTGGGAGCCGAGCACGGCCAATGTCTCCGGTGCCGTGCTGGTACCGGCCAAGACATTGTCCGACAGCGCCAAGACCGCCGGCGCCGAAGGCAACGTCGAGCTCGCGTTCGGATCGGGCGGCAACGTGGGCTCCGAGGGCATTCTGGGCATCCTCGGCCAGAACAAACGAACCACCACACGACTGCTCGACGCCGAGTTCCCGAAATTCCGTCAGCTGCTTCCGGCCAGCCACACGGCGATCGCGACCATCGAGGCCGCGCCGCTGATCGAGGCCATCAAACGTGTTGCCCTCGTCGCCGAACGCGGTGCGCAGGTCCGTCTGGAGTTCGGTATCGGCTCAGTGTTGCTCACCGCAGGCGGTGACGAGGCCGGTAAGGCCGAGGAGTCCCTCGAGGTGAACTTCCACGGCGAACCCCTCACCATCGCCTTCAACCCGGGCTATCTGCTCGACGGTCTCAGTGCCATCGGTGCCACGGGGGCGAGCGGAGCGACGGGAAATGTCAGCACTGTCGATTTCGGTTTCACCACGCCCAGTCGGCCGGCGGTGCTGCGGCCGTCGTCGGGGGAGGAGCCGGTGGCCGACGAGTCCGGTGCCTTTGTCGCCCCCGACAGTGTGTTCACCTATCTGCTGATGCCGGTCCGCCTGCCCGGCTGA
- the recF gene encoding DNA replication/repair protein RecF (All proteins in this family for which functions are known are DNA-binding proteins that assist the filamentation of RecA onto DNA for the initiation of recombination or recombinational repair.) produces MYVRHLSMRDFRSWRSLEVDLAAETTIFVGRNGFGKTNILEALYYLTNLRSHRVSTDAPLVHHGAEAAVIAATVEHNGRELTAELTVNASGANKARINQSPARRPRELIGILRSVMFAPEDLLLVRGDPSDRRRFVDEIVAQQGPLQVAARADYDKVLRQRTALLKTAGAAMRRGGSEAASVISTLDVWDAQLADLGARITAARIDVLAALRPHVVAAYTAIAPHSRPADLRYRPAAGPHLLPGPGSPAVVADIREHLLAGLAELRGKEIERGVCLVGPHRDDIDVILGEQVAKGFASHGESWSLALSLRLGSVELLRADGIEPVIMLDDVFAELDTARRRQLVEFTASAHQLLITAAVAEDIPDGLGGRTLDIDIVTDDAGRSSRLITGDDRCDGQQQRDG; encoded by the coding sequence GTGTACGTCCGTCATCTGTCGATGCGGGATTTCCGCTCCTGGCGGTCCCTCGAGGTCGATCTCGCGGCGGAGACCACAATCTTTGTGGGCCGCAACGGTTTCGGAAAGACCAATATTCTCGAGGCGCTGTACTACCTGACCAATTTGCGGTCACACCGGGTCAGCACCGATGCCCCGCTGGTTCATCACGGGGCGGAGGCTGCGGTCATCGCCGCGACCGTCGAACACAACGGCCGCGAGCTCACCGCCGAACTCACGGTCAACGCCTCCGGAGCCAACAAGGCCCGGATCAATCAGTCGCCGGCGCGTCGGCCTCGGGAGCTGATCGGGATTCTGCGGTCGGTGATGTTCGCCCCCGAGGATCTGCTGCTCGTGCGCGGCGACCCGTCCGATCGCAGGCGCTTTGTCGATGAGATTGTCGCACAACAGGGTCCGCTTCAGGTGGCGGCCCGCGCCGACTACGACAAGGTATTGCGTCAGCGGACCGCGCTGCTCAAGACGGCCGGTGCGGCGATGCGTCGCGGCGGCAGTGAGGCCGCATCGGTGATCTCCACGCTCGACGTCTGGGACGCTCAGCTCGCCGATCTCGGCGCCCGGATCACCGCCGCCCGGATCGATGTGTTGGCCGCGCTGCGCCCGCACGTGGTGGCCGCGTACACCGCCATCGCACCGCATTCACGGCCCGCCGACCTGCGGTATCGTCCGGCCGCGGGCCCTCATCTGCTGCCCGGACCCGGCAGTCCGGCCGTGGTTGCCGACATCCGCGAGCACCTGCTGGCGGGCCTGGCCGAACTGCGCGGCAAGGAGATCGAACGCGGCGTGTGCCTGGTCGGTCCGCACCGCGACGATATCGACGTCATCCTCGGTGAGCAGGTGGCCAAGGGTTTTGCCAGCCACGGCGAATCCTGGTCTCTGGCACTGTCTTTGCGCCTGGGATCGGTTGAGTTACTGCGTGCCGACGGAATAGAACCGGTCATCATGCTCGACGACGTGTTCGCCGAACTCGATACCGCCCGGCGCCGGCAGCTCGTGGAGTTCACCGCGTCGGCGCACCAACTGCTCATCACCGCCGCCGTCGCCGAAGACATCCCCGACGGTCTCGGCGGACGTACTCTGGATATCGACATCGTCACCGACGACGCCGGTCGCAGTTCGCGCCTCATCACCGGCGATGACCGGTGTGACGGGCAGCAACAACGTGACGGGTAG
- a CDS encoding DUF721 family protein, which yields MAEDTGAHNHDVPRDRGGYELASKALEEARAAARAAGKSVGQGRASPTRRRRAGGSRRSWSGAGPDARDPQPLGRLAAQISANRGWQADIGKGMVFGMWDTIVGPDIAAHAQPTLLRDKVLHVQAESTAWATQLRYIQAQVLAKIAAGAGHGLVTSLRITGPTAPSWKKGPRSVPGRGPRDTYG from the coding sequence ATGGCCGAGGACACCGGCGCGCACAACCACGACGTCCCGCGGGACCGGGGCGGCTACGAGCTGGCCAGCAAAGCGCTCGAGGAGGCCCGCGCGGCCGCACGTGCGGCGGGCAAGTCGGTCGGTCAGGGCCGGGCCTCGCCGACCCGCAGACGCCGCGCCGGTGGCAGCCGCCGCAGCTGGTCGGGGGCCGGTCCCGACGCGCGTGACCCCCAACCCCTCGGCAGACTCGCCGCACAGATCTCGGCGAACCGGGGCTGGCAGGCCGATATCGGTAAGGGCATGGTCTTCGGCATGTGGGACACCATCGTGGGCCCAGACATCGCCGCCCACGCGCAGCCGACTTTGCTGCGCGACAAGGTGTTGCACGTTCAGGCCGAGTCGACGGCCTGGGCCACCCAGCTGCGTTATATCCAGGCGCAGGTGCTCGCGAAGATCGCCGCCGGTGCCGGTCACGGGCTGGTCACCAGCCTGCGCATCACCGGCCCCACGGCGCCGTCGTGGAAGAAGGGTCCTCGCAGCGTCCCCGGCCGCGGTCCCCGTGACACCTACGGCTGA